From the genome of Aquila chrysaetos chrysaetos chromosome 12, bAquChr1.4, whole genome shotgun sequence, one region includes:
- the FEM1A gene encoding protein fem-1 homolog A — protein sequence MDLRTAVYNAARDGKLKLLQKLLGSRSREELEALTAGPGGGDGPGGGSTPLLIAARHGHLEVVEYLLDHCGARVEEGGSVNFDGETIEGAPPLWAASAAGHLGVVRSLLDHGASVNQTTLTNSTPLRAACFDGHLEIVRYLVGERGADLEVANRHGHTCLMISCYKGHREIARYLLEKGADVNRRSVKGNTALHDCAESGSLEILQLLLRSKARMEKDGYGMTPLLAASVTGHTNIVEYLIQGGLQQEEEEVAGNQNGTCASGGSHQRCCSAGKEAPQGCNEEGCERCCASASSQDEQQVPNVFCSREAAVEALELLGATFVDKKRDLLGAHKYWRRAMELRCEGGQYLPKPEPRQLVLAYDYSREVSSLEELEALITDPDEMRMQALLIRERILGPSHPDTSYYIRYRGAVYADSGNFERCINLWKYALDMQQGNLEPLSPMTASSFLSFAELFSYVLQDRSKGTLATHLGFSDLMGVLSKGVREVERALVHGKDPVVDSAQFTKTLAIILHLVFLLEKVECTPEQEHQKRQTIYRLLKCSPRAKNGFTPLHMAVDKDTTTVGRYPVGKFPSLHVVNLLLECGADPDSRDYDNNTPLHVAARNNCPLIMSALMEAGAHMDATNAFKQTAYELLDEKLLTKSMMQPFNYITLQCLAARALDKHKIPYKGFIPEELEAFIELH from the coding sequence ATGGACCTGCGCACGGCTGTGTACAACGCGGCCCGCGATGGGAagctgaagctgctgcagaagctgctgggCAGCCGGAGCCGGGAGGAACTGGAGGCGCTGACGGCAGGGCCCGGCGGGGGTGACGGCCCCGGGGGAGGGAGTACCCCGCTGCTGATCGCCGCCCGGCACGGGCACCTGGAGGTGGTGGAGTATCTGCTGGATCACTGCGGTGCCCGCGTGGAGGAGGGGGGCTCAGTCAACTTCGATGGGGAGACCATCGAGGGTGCCCCACCGCTCTGGGCGGCATCTGCCGCCGGGCACCTGGGGGTGGTGCGCAGCCTCCTGGATCACGGCGCGTCGGTGAACCAGACCACGCTGACCAACTCCACGCCGCTGCGGGCTGCTTGCTTTGATGGGCACCTGGAGATCGTGCGCTACTTAGTCGGGGAGCGTGGGGCTGACCTGGAAGTAGCCAACCGGCACGGACACACTTGTTTGATGATTTCTTGCTACAAAGGGCACCGGGAGATTGCACGTTACTTGCTAGAGAAAGGGGCCGATGTCAACCGCCGGAGCGTGAAGGGGAACACGGCCCTGCATGACTGCGCTGAGTCCGGCAGCCTGGAGATCCTGCAGCTACTGCTCCGCTCCAAAGCCCGCATGGAGAAAGACGGCTATGGCATGACTCCTCTGCTAGCTGCCAGTGTCACCGGTCACACCAACATTGTGGAGTACCTCATCCAaggagggctgcagcaggaggaggaggaggttgcaGGGAACCAAAATGGGACCTGTGCATCAGGTGGGAGCCATCAGAGGTGCTGCAGCGCTGGCAAGGAAGCTCCTCAGGGCTGCAATGAAGAGGGGTGTGAGAGATGTTGTGCCTCGGCTTCCAGTCAGGATGAGCAGCAGGTCCCTAATGTGTTCTGCAGTCGAGAGGCTGCTGTGGAAGCACTGGAGTTGCTGGGTGCTACGTTTGTGGATAAGAAACGTGACCTTTTGGGAGCCCACAAGTACTGGCGAAGGGCGATGGAGCTTCGGTGTGAGGGCGGGCAATACCTGCCTAAACCTGAGCCCCGGCAGCTGGTCTTGGCCTACGACTATTCCCGGGAAGTGAGTTCGCTGGAGGAACTGGAAGCCTTGATTACTGATCCAGATGAGATGCGCATGCAGGCACTGCTGATTAGAGAGCGCATCTTGGGTCCTTCCCACCCAGACACTTCATATTACATCCGTTACCGAGGAGCAGTCTATGCTGACTCCGGCAACTTCGAACGCTGCATTAACCTGTGGAAGTATGCTCTGGACATGCAGCAAGGCAACCTGGAGCCTCTCAGCCCGATGACTGCCAgcagtttcctttcctttgccgAGCTTTTCTCTTACGTGCTTCAGGACCGCTCCAAAGGCACTTTAGCTACCCACTTGGGCTTCTCTGACCTCATGGGAGTACTGAGCAAAGGGGTCCGGGAGGTGGAGAGGGCTCTTGTGCATGGCAAGGACCCTGTAGTTGACTCAGCGCAGTTCACCAAGACACTGGCCATTATCCTCCACCTGGTCTTCTTGCTGGAGAAGGTGGAGTGCACCCCGGAGCAGGAACACCAGAAGCGCCAGACTATCTACCGCCTGCTGAAGTGCAGCCCCCGGGCCAAGAATGGCTTCACTCCTTTGCATATGGCTGTGGACAAAGACACCACAACAGTGGGACGTTATCCCGTGGGCAAGTTCCCGTCGCTCCACGTTGTGAACTTGCTTCTGGAGTGTGGGGCTGACCCAGATAGCCGTGACTATGACAACAACACCCCGCTGCATGTCGCTGCCCGCAACAACTGCCCGCTGATCATGAGTGCCCTGATGGAGGCTGGAGCCCATATGGACGCCACTAATGCCTTCAAGCAGACTGCTTATGAGCTGCTGGATGAGAAGCTGCTCACCAAGAGCATGATGCAGCCCTTCAATTACATCACCCTCCAGTGCCTTGCTGCTCGCGCCCTGGACAAGCACAAGATTCCCTACAAGGGTTTCATCCCTGAGGAGCTGGAAGCCTTCATTGAACTGCACTAG